The Suricata suricatta isolate VVHF042 chromosome 13, meerkat_22Aug2017_6uvM2_HiC, whole genome shotgun sequence nucleotide sequence ggagggaagagggcacAGGCCACAGACTCACTGATTCACGGACACGGTCACGGGCTCATGGGTCACGAATAAATAACTTCATATACACTTTGCACACCGTATGTACAGGTCTGCCGTGGCCCGGGCGCTGGGAGGAGGGCTCCACACTCCCCTGCACCTGTAGGGGTGCGGGGAGAGGGCTGGGCGTACAGCTGGGGCATGGAGGGGGAAGCGGGAGAGAGTGCCGCGTCGGGTCGGCCCCACCTGCTCCcacggaggggcggggcgggcggggggacGCCTTGGGGAGCCGGCCAGGGGTGGGGTCCTGTATGTACATCCGGCGGGTGGAAGTGGCTCCCTGACGGCGCGGCCGGGACAGAGCACGCGAGGAGGGTTAGGTGGACTCGGTCCGGGTCCGGGCCCCTGTAGACTTAGCATCTGGCCCTGCGGGGGAACTCCAGGGAGGGCCGGCCAGGGGGCCCCGGGGAAGGGGCGTTGAGACCCCGCGCCCTCGGAGCGGCAGGCGGAAGGGGCCCGCGCAGAGCCCCGGGGAGGCGGGCGGGCGCTTCACCGAGGCTGCGCGGCGCGCGGGAGGACGCCGGCCAGCGGGGGCAGCGGCGGGGGCGGCTCGCTGGCGCCCTGGAGTCCGTGGATGAGGATGCGGGGCACCAGAGGTCTCTGCAGGGCGGGCGGCGGCGCGCTGGGCCCGCGGTACAGATACAGAGCGGCGCCGGGGTCCAGGTTGGAGACTAGACTCTGCGGGTAGAAATAAGGCGACGGGAACATCCGCTGGAGCGCCGAGTAATTGCCTGCCTCCGCCAGCAGCTCCAAGCCGACTGCCGTCTGTCGCTTCCATTTAGTCCTAGGGACCAAAATAAATGGGTTCGGCGGGGTCAGGGCTGTGGCGCCCCACGCCCCCAGCCCCGCACgagtgcctggcccagagcgcCTGCAAGCAGGCCAAGTGGGATCGCAGGGATTTGTTAACAAATAGTGGAGTGCCGGGCACCGCGCTCCCGTGACAGGCACCGGCCTTTCTTGGCTattgtccctattttacagataagaaaactgaggcgtGGGCCATTTAAGAGTTAGTCTCCAAAGAGGTAGAGCCCGGCTGTCTGACCCCAAAGACCGAGTTCTCACCTCACCTCAGGCTCCTCTGGGGATGCAAGGGCCCCCTTGGAGTTGAGGGTTGGGGCTCACCCCCCTCCCTGCGTTTCTTCCTCCGGGGGATCGGCTTAGGAAAGCGACCGTGCGGGAGGCGGGGAGGGCTGGAGGCGGGTCCCCTAGCCTCGGAGAGGGGCGCGGGGCTGCAGAGTCAGTGGTGATTCTGCAGGCCTGAGGCCTGAGTCGGTGCTCACACCTCGGCCACACCTCGGCCACACCCGCTGCCCTCAGCAACCAGCTCCAAGGCCTGGGAGGAGCCTCCCGAAGACTGCGTGGCCCCAAATTCAGAGGCCACAGCCGACTGTCCACCGGAGCTTGGGGGAGGCAAGGAAGTCGAGGCCGTGCTAGCTCATTGCCTGACTTCAGCCGGAACCCTCGGGTGCACCTGGCCAGCGAGGCTGGGCCAGCCGGCCACCGTCCCACCAAGGCGGGCTCAGCCACACCAACCGAGTTTCCCTCCCTGAATTATTCATCGTCATCATAATTGTGTAATTACTGTAACGGGCCTTAATTATTGATGCCCGGAGCAGTAATCAGTATTTATTATTAATGGGGAGCTGTGTTCTGAGGCTTGTTTATGGAAAGCACCACTCCAGCCTCCACTGAGTGcgtgagtgtgagtgtgggtgtgtgtgattgtatgagctgtgtgtgtgtgtgtgtgtgtgtgtgtgtgtgttttcgtCCTCTGGATGCACAGTGGAGGGAGGGTAGGAAACGCTGGGTTCTAGACCAGTGCCCAACACCGATCTCCCAGTCACCCGGTCCTCAAGGCGCCAGAGCTGGGTCTGTTCCTTCCTTAGGTTTCTGGACAGGAAAGGCTGAGGAGGCCAGAAGAGACCCCGGGAGCTCAGACTATGCCCCCCGACACACAAGCACATCAGGGCTGCCCACtaggtcctcccctcccccaaacccattcTGGACACTGAGgccaccacccctcccctggcctggCACTCCCACTAGGGGAGCTCCACGGCCCCAACACGGGCTCAGGCTGGTCCCAGTGGCGGGCATCAGGACGCTGGCTGGGATGGGGACAGGCCTTGGGCCTCTGTCCTGTCCTGGAGGGGCATGTCGGCGCGGGAGACCACTCCAGTTCTGCCGCTCTCCCTCACTGTGGCCTTGGGGCAAGGCCTTTTCTCCTCCAGGCCTCGGTTTCCTTATTTTTGCACAATAGGGAGAGCTCGGAGGCCCTCTCTCAGCGATGGGCCGCCGACTGGTGGTGGGTCCCACGGAGGGGCAGTTAGGAAGGGAAGCCCtgcgcgccccccacccccccagccggCCTCACCTGCGGTTCTGGTACCAGGTCTTGACCTGCGTGTCGGTGAGGTTGAGCGAGGCGGCCAGCTCCATGCGGTCCTGCACGCTCAGGTACTTCTGCCGCTCGAAGCTGCGCTCCAGCTGCGCCAGCTGGTGGTCCGTGAAGGCCGTGCGGGCCTTGCGCGGCTTCTTCAGGCGCACGGGGGGGCTGTCCCGGGAGCTGGAGATCTCGCGGTCGCCCTCCTCCTTCACTGCGGAGACACAGCGGCGCGTCAGGGCCCGGGCCTCGCCGCCTGCCCGCCGGCGCCCTCCGCCCCGGCCGNNNNNNNNNNNNNNNNNNNNNNNNNNNNNNNNNNNNNNNNNNNNNNNNNNNNNNNNNNNNNNNNNNNNNNNNNNNNNNNNNNNNNNNNNNNNNNNNNNNNCGGTTCTCGTCCCCGCGGCTCCCGGCCGCCGCCGTGGCCCCGCCGCACTTCGCTGCCAGGCGGGACCTCCGGGGCCCCGAAACCAGGGCGTGTaccccggcggcggcggcggagggcTGAGACCTCCGGGGACAAACGACCCGGAGCGAGAGACCGGGAGCCCTGGGCGCGCTCGCTGGAGGGAGGAACGGAGGGACCGCGACGGAGCCGGGCGGCCGCGGA carries:
- the BARHL1 gene encoding barH-like 1 homeobox protein, which codes for MEGSNGFGIDSILSHRAASPALPKGDPLLGDCRSPLELSPRSESSSDCSSPASPGRDCLETGTPRPGGASGPGLDSHLQPGQLSVPAQSRTVTSSFLIRDILADCKPLAACAPYSSSGQPAAPEPGGRLVAKAGEDFRDKLDKSGSNASSDSEYKVKEEGDREISSSRDSPPVRLKKPRKARTAFTDHQLAQLERSFERQKYLSVQDRMELAASLNLTDTQVKTWYQNRRTKWKRQTAVGLELLAEAGNYSALQRMFPSPYFYPQSLVSNLDPGAALYLYRGPSAPPPALQRPLVPRILIHGLQGASEPPPPLPPLAGVLPRAAQPR